Proteins found in one Lysinibacillus fusiformis genomic segment:
- a CDS encoding ArsR/SmtB family transcription factor — translation MNWDKAAVFKALGDSTRRLILDELAERDEMTLYELTVRLLMKHELSISRQGIAKHLSVLEGAGLVISQRKGKYRVILFNKEPLKDLLKGWVE, via the coding sequence ATGAATTGGGACAAAGCCGCTGTTTTTAAAGCACTTGGGGACTCGACTCGGCGACTTATATTAGATGAGCTAGCTGAGCGGGATGAGATGACGTTGTATGAACTGACGGTGCGTCTTCTAATGAAACATGAACTTTCTATTTCGAGGCAGGGGATTGCTAAACATCTCTCTGTATTGGAGGGGGCTGGACTCGTCATATCACAGCGGAAGGGAAAATATCGAGTGATTCTTTTCAATAAAGAACCGCTTAAAGATTTGCTGAAAGGATGGGTAGAGTAA
- a CDS encoding VOC family protein translates to MNIIVNSIFVQDQEKALAFYTEKLGFVKKEDVPLGKHRWLTLVSPDDLEGTELLLEPDEHPAAKDYQSKIFAEGIPATMFGVADLDKEYTRLLEKGVEFTIKPTKAGEVTIAVFNDTCGNLIQIIQR, encoded by the coding sequence TTGAACATTATTGTCAACAGTATCTTTGTACAAGACCAGGAAAAGGCACTTGCATTTTATACGGAAAAGTTAGGATTTGTAAAAAAGGAGGATGTTCCATTAGGAAAACATAGATGGCTAACGCTTGTGTCGCCTGATGATTTAGAAGGGACTGAGCTATTACTTGAGCCAGATGAGCATCCTGCCGCAAAGGATTATCAAAGCAAGATTTTCGCTGAAGGAATTCCAGCCACGATGTTTGGAGTCGCTGATTTAGACAAGGAGTACACGCGTTTACTGGAGAAAGGCGTTGAATTTACGATCAAACCGACAAAAGCGGGGGAGGTCACAATAGCAGTTTTCAATGATACATGTGGCAACCTTATTCAAATTATACAAAGATAG
- a CDS encoding copper amine oxidase N-terminal domain-containing protein, whose translation MKKIFTGLCLTTMLWMATPAEAATTQIKIDDVVVQSDTAPEQKNNRTMVPLRVISENLGAQVHWQDAQITLSMDQATVKLNLNNRTVIKNGETEQLDVQPYMKNNRTYVPIRFIAETFGSQVHYNQGTVNITTEPLLIEDEKIKVLRYEYHMTMGGVIQDIKGHAYHQALFNIFQEKKGDKVEAPKEYYWHFNLEAPGSYYKLGQFDFMSHDNNSVKQYDIYTLNQPFPEELLQGYPKVLLHDTTEDSWYLFSEQAVKSIQQLIQSADNNGFSKIISNTVA comes from the coding sequence ATGAAGAAAATTTTTACAGGGCTATGTCTAACAACGATGCTGTGGATGGCAACGCCCGCTGAGGCTGCAACAACACAAATCAAAATCGACGATGTTGTGGTACAATCTGATACAGCACCTGAGCAAAAAAACAATCGAACAATGGTGCCATTGCGTGTGATCAGTGAAAACCTTGGTGCGCAAGTTCATTGGCAGGATGCCCAAATCACCCTTTCAATGGATCAAGCAACCGTTAAATTGAATCTAAATAACCGAACAGTCATTAAAAATGGTGAAACAGAGCAATTGGATGTACAGCCATACATGAAAAATAATCGCACCTATGTACCAATCCGCTTTATTGCTGAAACATTTGGCAGTCAAGTGCATTACAATCAAGGGACAGTGAATATTACGACTGAACCATTGCTAATTGAAGACGAAAAAATCAAGGTGCTTCGCTATGAATATCATATGACAATGGGTGGTGTCATTCAGGATATTAAGGGCCATGCCTATCACCAAGCGCTTTTCAACATTTTCCAAGAAAAGAAAGGCGACAAAGTAGAGGCTCCGAAAGAATATTATTGGCACTTTAATCTAGAAGCTCCGGGATCTTATTATAAGCTTGGTCAATTTGATTTTATGAGCCATGACAATAACAGTGTCAAACAATATGATATTTATACATTAAATCAACCTTTCCCTGAGGAACTATTACAAGGCTATCCTAAAGTTCTACTACATGATACAACAGAGGATAGCTGGTATTTATTCTCTGAACAAGCTGTAAAGTCTATTCAGCAACTGATTCAAAGTGCAGATAACAATGGATTTAGCAAAATTATTAGTAATACAGTCGCTTAA
- a CDS encoding GNAT family N-acetyltransferase, whose amino-acid sequence MLDFTNYHDDDLEEILQLFYETVHSVNAQDYSQAQLEAWAPLAMQPVSVAAWQQSLRNNKTYIARAHYQIVGFGDMTMEGYLDRLYVHKDFQGQGIASALVDLLEADAKKLGLTHISTDASLTARPFFERKGYQIMQTQTVERQGISLTNVSMVKRFIDEKDG is encoded by the coding sequence ATGCTTGATTTTACAAACTATCATGACGATGATTTAGAAGAAATTCTGCAATTATTTTACGAAACTGTACATAGTGTAAACGCTCAAGATTATTCACAGGCACAATTGGAGGCTTGGGCACCGTTAGCAATGCAGCCAGTTAGCGTAGCGGCTTGGCAGCAGTCTTTAAGAAATAATAAGACCTATATCGCAAGGGCGCATTATCAAATTGTTGGCTTTGGAGATATGACAATGGAGGGTTATTTAGATCGTCTTTATGTCCATAAGGATTTCCAGGGTCAGGGGATTGCCTCCGCCTTAGTAGATTTACTAGAAGCGGACGCAAAAAAGCTTGGTCTTACTCATATCTCCACAGATGCTAGTCTTACAGCGAGACCATTTTTTGAACGAAAAGGGTACCAAATCATGCAAACACAAACAGTCGAACGACAAGGCATATCGTTGACGAACGTTAGCATGGTTAAAAGATTTATTGATGAAAAGGACGGATGA
- a CDS encoding DUF2268 domain-containing putative Zn-dependent protease (predicted Zn-dependent protease with a strongly conserved HExxH motif) translates to MNYVKGFVVLMLLCFMLSACAQTEKPSHEKPDVESITVSFEHPKTKQPFKIIHAYELFQNYTEKVESDPDRSPLDIYREEVVDPVYSACFENGEYINLAELVLNITPKQIKDNQLLSENIEREATERSIKEALFKASDFLPTKNETTVCVFPATDEGIGMVAIGSGKITVLYNKYYNDEYIRYTIPHEYHHSVLTENRPKTEGTVLDHMVFEGKAVMFEKLVNPEMDLRKIDFNSKDFYWSKIVGDLEKRDLNRATEINLGGNGLPYEYGYSEGYKMVKSYLDLHPNVSIEEWTALSPKEIFEKGNYLENYQ, encoded by the coding sequence ATGAATTATGTAAAGGGTTTTGTCGTATTAATGCTGCTATGCTTCATGCTTAGTGCCTGTGCACAAACAGAAAAGCCTTCCCATGAAAAACCAGATGTAGAAAGTATCACGGTTTCATTCGAACATCCAAAAACAAAGCAACCATTTAAAATAATTCATGCTTATGAGCTTTTTCAAAACTATACAGAAAAGGTAGAAAGTGACCCAGATCGTTCACCATTGGACATCTATCGAGAAGAGGTCGTTGATCCAGTTTATAGTGCATGTTTTGAGAATGGTGAATATATAAACTTGGCTGAGTTGGTGCTAAACATAACGCCTAAACAAATAAAAGATAATCAATTATTAAGTGAAAATATTGAAAGGGAAGCAACGGAAAGGAGTATTAAAGAAGCTCTTTTCAAAGCTTCTGATTTTCTTCCTACAAAAAATGAAACAACCGTATGTGTTTTTCCTGCTACAGATGAAGGGATTGGCATGGTGGCTATAGGGTCAGGTAAAATAACTGTTCTATACAATAAATATTATAATGATGAATATATAAGATATACAATACCTCATGAATATCATCATAGTGTTTTGACTGAAAATCGCCCAAAAACTGAAGGAACCGTATTGGACCATATGGTGTTTGAAGGAAAAGCAGTTATGTTTGAAAAATTAGTCAATCCCGAAATGGATTTAAGGAAAATTGATTTCAATTCCAAAGACTTTTATTGGTCAAAAATTGTAGGAGATCTCGAAAAGAGGGACTTGAATCGTGCAACTGAAATCAATTTAGGTGGAAATGGTCTACCCTATGAATATGGCTACAGTGAAGGCTATAAAATGGTAAAATCCTATCTTGATTTGCATCCCAATGTATCGATAGAGGAATGGACCGCCTTAAGTCCGAAAGAAATTTTTGAGAAAGGAAACTATCTTGAAAACTATCAATAA
- a CDS encoding DinB family protein — protein MNQRQENLFQQLAHYRSELLHLLEHVSEEKANIIPAGFHHHIRWNMGHIYLDQYLWIEALTKEKDAELDVFKKWFGFGTSPIHFDDETPTFEELKTYLAQQPSHLKERYGHRLAEEFPPIDMGMQTIEQVLLRTIFHEGMHLQAILTIHRCLNEATDPV, from the coding sequence TTGAATCAACGCCAAGAAAATTTATTTCAGCAGTTAGCACATTACCGTAGCGAGTTACTCCATTTACTAGAGCATGTGTCAGAAGAAAAGGCAAACATCATTCCAGCTGGTTTTCATCATCATATTCGCTGGAATATGGGCCATATTTATCTCGATCAATATTTATGGATAGAGGCTTTAACAAAAGAAAAGGATGCGGAGCTAGACGTTTTCAAGAAATGGTTTGGTTTTGGTACATCGCCTATACATTTTGACGACGAAACGCCAACCTTTGAGGAGTTAAAAACGTATTTGGCTCAGCAACCCTCTCATTTAAAGGAGCGCTATGGTCATCGATTGGCGGAAGAATTCCCACCTATTGACATGGGTATGCAGACCATTGAACAAGTACTCCTACGCACCATCTTTCATGAAGGGATGCATTTACAAGCAATTTTAACCATTCATCGATGCCTAAACGAAGCAACAGACCCCGTTTGA
- a CDS encoding LysE family translocator codes for MLSFIAIVLLLFLIPGPAVIITITQTLKSGKKNGIYTALGIGLGDLVHTLAAVLGLSAILMKSATAFEVVKYIGVAYLVYLGIQMLLTKPKKIEQPTVEQSPASTSFRQGFLAEILNPKTALFFLAFLPQFVQHNEQSVTSQLLTLGITFVVMSALYTILLAIMTSFIGEKIFTKTSGSSRWLEKTVGFVYIGLGVRLALQTQSR; via the coding sequence ATGTTATCGTTTATCGCAATAGTTCTTTTATTATTTTTAATCCCAGGTCCTGCGGTGATTATTACCATTACGCAAACATTAAAAAGCGGGAAAAAGAATGGTATTTATACCGCTTTAGGCATCGGTCTCGGTGACTTGGTTCATACATTAGCGGCTGTTTTAGGTCTTTCCGCTATCTTGATGAAATCAGCCACTGCCTTTGAAGTGGTGAAATATATTGGTGTGGCATACCTTGTTTACTTAGGTATTCAGATGCTCCTCACAAAACCAAAGAAAATCGAACAACCGACTGTCGAACAAAGTCCTGCTAGTACGTCCTTCCGCCAAGGCTTTTTAGCAGAAATTCTCAATCCAAAGACGGCACTGTTTTTCCTTGCCTTCTTACCGCAATTTGTTCAGCATAACGAGCAATCTGTCACAAGCCAATTGCTAACACTTGGTATTACATTTGTCGTGATGAGTGCTTTATATACAATCCTACTAGCGATTATGACAAGCTTCATTGGCGAAAAAATCTTTACGAAAACAAGCGGTAGCTCACGCTGGCTTGAAAAAACAGTTGGCTTCGTTTATATCGGTCTCGGTGTCCGTTTAGCGTTACAGACACAAAGTAGATGA
- the fabZ gene encoding 3-hydroxyacyl-ACP dehydratase FabZ — translation MLTGQQIQAILPHRYPFLLVDRIMELEEGKRAVGMKNVTINEEFFTGHFPQYPVMPGVLIVEALAQVSAIIMLTKAGNEGRLGLLAGIDHCRFKKQVKPGDQLRLEVDITRVKGAVGKGRGIATVDGEIVCETDLVFAFGS, via the coding sequence ATGTTAACAGGTCAACAAATACAAGCTATTTTGCCTCACCGTTATCCATTTCTTTTGGTGGATCGTATTATGGAATTAGAGGAAGGAAAGCGCGCAGTTGGAATGAAAAATGTGACGATCAATGAAGAGTTTTTTACAGGTCATTTTCCACAGTATCCTGTGATGCCAGGTGTGTTAATTGTTGAAGCATTAGCACAGGTTAGTGCAATAATTATGCTGACAAAGGCAGGGAATGAGGGGCGTTTAGGCTTATTGGCAGGAATTGATCATTGTCGCTTTAAGAAACAAGTAAAGCCTGGTGATCAGCTGCGTCTTGAGGTAGACATCACACGAGTAAAGGGAGCAGTTGGGAAAGGTAGAGGAATTGCCACCGTAGATGGAGAAATTGTTTGTGAAACAGATCTTGTTTTTGCGTTTGGATCTTAA
- a CDS encoding hydroxymyristoyl-ACP dehydratase, giving the protein MRVAIIEKNEEQLKPEQALAHGFCDQFVLKMHKNILHKKLDKDVYQSYFVIFQQQYTRQELRFIVHLLKAQANEILRMKPMFITMSGVILSVFTFIVITINSKLLLGMSLVQIVALAVLSFHVVIIWISFKIEFEHKRVQAVIALLDYYVTIDSEGSDLHAKDS; this is encoded by the coding sequence TTGAGGGTCGCCATTATTGAAAAAAATGAAGAGCAGTTAAAGCCAGAGCAAGCGTTGGCGCACGGTTTCTGTGATCAATTTGTCCTAAAGATGCATAAAAATATACTGCATAAAAAGCTTGATAAAGATGTGTATCAGTCCTATTTTGTTATTTTTCAGCAACAATATACAAGGCAGGAGCTGCGATTTATCGTCCATCTGTTAAAAGCACAGGCAAATGAGATACTACGTATGAAGCCCATGTTCATTACAATGAGTGGTGTCATTCTATCCGTTTTTACGTTCATAGTTATCACCATAAATAGTAAGCTCCTGTTAGGCATGTCACTTGTCCAAATCGTCGCATTAGCCGTCTTGAGTTTTCATGTCGTCATTATATGGATTTCCTTTAAAATTGAATTCGAACATAAGCGGGTGCAGGCGGTGATTGCTTTATTGGATTATTACGTAACCATTGATTCCGAAGGGAGTGACCTTCATGCAAAAGACAGTTGA
- a CDS encoding DinB family protein: protein MQKTVDQLHYWLIKVPEVFHVMTEVESTKRPAPKKWSKKEVIGHLCDAATVHLERLLQIQYEASPYVVTTYDQVQWVALQGYQELPIEDILLLWTSLNKKIMYVLEHLAEESLSLPCMINQQQRTLGWLIEEYIQHLEHHIHQQILMDECET, encoded by the coding sequence ATGCAAAAGACAGTTGATCAATTACATTATTGGCTTATAAAAGTGCCAGAAGTATTTCATGTCATGACAGAAGTGGAAAGTACAAAACGACCTGCTCCGAAAAAATGGTCCAAAAAGGAGGTAATCGGTCATTTATGTGATGCGGCTACGGTCCATCTTGAACGATTGCTTCAAATTCAGTATGAAGCTTCACCCTATGTAGTGACTACATACGACCAAGTACAATGGGTCGCGTTACAGGGCTATCAGGAATTACCAATAGAAGATATCTTATTGTTATGGACAAGCTTAAACAAAAAAATCATGTATGTGCTGGAACACCTAGCTGAAGAATCATTAAGCCTTCCATGTATGATCAATCAGCAACAAAGGACTTTGGGATGGTTGATTGAAGAGTATATACAACATTTGGAACATCATATCCACCAGCAAATTTTAATGGATGAATGCGAAACGTAG
- a CDS encoding polysaccharide deacetylase family protein produces MKKFLLFLLPISLITVSLFYVKVSSSENKGRKYYEEAGQILWEIQTDEKIIALTFDDGPHRKYTAEILDILEKYHAKATFFIVGQNAEKNPELITRMYEEGHELANHTFTHPFKTNVPNLMKEIQQTDEVIAGITGYQPTLFRPVEGQYTDAMIDAIAKEGYKVVMWSWHLDTLDWKSPGVNRIVSTVLKGVKAGNIVLFHDGGGNRAQTVKAMEQILPELEKQGYQFVTVSELLEIQRTNKKMEKKQ; encoded by the coding sequence GTGAAAAAGTTTTTATTGTTTTTACTACCAATTAGTCTCATCACGGTGTCGCTTTTTTATGTAAAAGTGAGTTCTTCTGAAAATAAAGGAAGAAAGTATTATGAGGAAGCAGGTCAAATTCTTTGGGAAATTCAGACAGATGAAAAAATCATTGCCTTAACATTTGATGATGGGCCACATCGCAAATATACAGCAGAAATCCTTGATATATTGGAAAAATACCATGCAAAAGCAACCTTTTTTATTGTCGGTCAAAATGCGGAAAAAAATCCTGAGCTGATTACAAGAATGTATGAAGAAGGGCATGAATTGGCCAATCATACCTTTACACACCCTTTCAAGACAAATGTACCTAATTTAATGAAGGAAATACAACAAACAGATGAAGTGATTGCAGGCATTACAGGCTATCAGCCAACATTATTTCGACCAGTAGAAGGACAATATACCGATGCGATGATTGATGCCATCGCAAAAGAAGGCTATAAAGTTGTGATGTGGTCCTGGCATTTAGATACACTTGACTGGAAAAGCCCTGGTGTCAATCGCATCGTGAGTACGGTATTAAAAGGTGTAAAGGCAGGCAATATTGTACTCTTTCATGACGGTGGGGGAAACCGAGCACAAACAGTCAAGGCAATGGAGCAAATCTTACCAGAGCTTGAAAAACAGGGCTACCAGTTTGTGACGGTTTCTGAATTATTGGAAATCCAAAGGACAAATAAGAAAATGGAAAAAAAACAGTAG
- a CDS encoding translation initiation factor 2, with protein sequence MGRNNKQNQDNDSMDIYIAKLAYIGTAISTLGDGIQTIAAGLALESLQNAKNDSSPTNNGDQTAKVDNMQMQIDYLIAELKQIKKMLK encoded by the coding sequence ATGGGAAGAAATAATAAACAGAACCAGGACAATGATTCAATGGATATTTATATCGCAAAGTTAGCCTATATCGGCACAGCCATTTCAACGTTAGGGGATGGCATACAGACCATCGCAGCTGGTCTAGCCCTAGAGTCACTACAAAATGCGAAGAATGATTCTTCTCCAACAAATAATGGTGATCAAACAGCCAAAGTCGATAACATGCAGATGCAAATCGATTATTTAATTGCTGAGCTGAAGCAAATCAAAAAAATGTTAAAATAA